From Labeo rohita strain BAU-BD-2019 chromosome 18, IGBB_LRoh.1.0, whole genome shotgun sequence, the proteins below share one genomic window:
- the admb gene encoding pro-adrenomedullin: MNSVLQKAFLWCVLTTLLLSITSAKPLNSDGLRRLSVWLQGRVRRDVHSLSERSESNSAALLTQRNSDTESFAPQHRSMRVKRTEPAYSIKRVERAGCNLSTCSVHELAHLVNLFNTKTNNAPTEKLGSNGYGRRRRRSLQTSWH, translated from the exons ATGAACTCAGTGCTTCAGAAGGCTTTCCTGTGGTGTGTGCTGACCACACTTCTGCTGAGCATCACGAGTGCAAAACCTCTAAATTCGGATGGATTGAGAAG GCTCAGTGTTTGGCTTCAGGGTAGGGTGAGGAGAGATGTCCACAGCTTGTCCGAGAGGAGCGAGAGCAACTCAGCAGCTTTGCTGACTCAGAGGAACAGCGATACTGAGTCATTTGCACCACAGCACAG GAGTATGAGGGTAAAGCGAACAGAACCAGCCTACTCAATCAAGCGAGTGGAAAGAGCGGGTTGTAATCTGTCCACCTGCTCAGTGCACGAACTGGCCCACCTGGTGAATTTATTCAACACGAAGACGAACAACGCCCCTACTGAGAAGCTCGGCTCAAACGGCTACGGACGGCGGCGGAGACGTTCCCTTCAAACCTCCTGGCACTAA